In the Chitinophagaceae bacterium genome, one interval contains:
- a CDS encoding YceI family protein — protein MKKLLTFLIFLTGIPGLAQAQLVLTPVDAGSNVHFVIKNFGIKTRGDLKGLKGTIRFAPENLAASSFDVSVDANSIDTDNESRDNHLRQAEYFNVATHKTIHFKSTKVVLSSVAGRYYMYGDLTIKGVTRPVEFGFGVSPKDGDMFLRVNSVSTGEILVWVGAAFPCRIS, from the coding sequence ATGAAAAAACTCCTTACATTCCTTATCTTTTTAACAGGAATCCCGGGCCTTGCACAAGCGCAATTGGTATTAACCCCGGTTGATGCAGGAAGCAACGTGCATTTCGTGATAAAGAACTTCGGCATTAAGACCCGGGGGGATCTGAAGGGGTTGAAAGGAACGATCCGGTTTGCCCCGGAAAATTTAGCTGCCAGCAGTTTTGATGTATCCGTAGATGCCAACAGCATTGATACGGATAATGAAAGCAGGGATAATCACCTCCGCCAGGCTGAGTATTTTAATGTAGCCACCCATAAGACCATCCATTTTAAAAGCACGAAAGTTGTGCTGTCATCGGTTGCCGGCAGGTATTACATGTACGGTGACCTTACCATCAAAGGCGTTACCAGGCCGGTTGAATTTGGCTTTGGTGTCAGCCCCAAAGACGGGGATATGTTTTTGAGGGTGAATTCGGTATCAACCGGAGAGATTTTGGTGTGGGTGGGAGCAGCATTTCCCTGTCGGATAAGCTGA
- a CDS encoding DM13 domain-containing protein: MKRFFHLPVICFVAGMTFLASCKKNTIPSNGNEVIVNPGDSTQPVILYSGSLTGGEAGDQARGDVTIEKVGTKKYLVFRNFNSNNGPDVHVYFSKTIGSHASPPTEYKDLGFPKYTSGTFNYELLTEPDIANYKYVLIWCARYRIQFGYTELK; the protein is encoded by the coding sequence ATTTTTCCACTTACCCGTCATTTGCTTTGTGGCCGGAATGACATTCCTGGCATCCTGTAAAAAAAATACGATTCCTTCCAATGGTAATGAGGTTATCGTTAACCCGGGCGACAGCACCCAGCCGGTGATCTTATACAGCGGCAGCTTAACCGGGGGCGAGGCCGGCGACCAGGCAAGGGGAGATGTGACCATTGAAAAGGTGGGCACTAAAAAATACCTGGTGTTCAGGAATTTCAACTCCAACAACGGGCCGGACGTTCATGTATATTTTTCCAAAACAATCGGAAGCCATGCATCGCCCCCTACGGAGTACAAAGACCTTGGTTTTCCGAAGTATACCAGCGGCACGTTCAATTACGAACTGCTGACGGAACCGGATATTGCCAATTATAAATATGTGCTTATCTGGTGTGCCCGGTACAGGATCCAGTTTGGGTACACAGAATTAAAATAA
- a CDS encoding LysE family transporter: protein MPKLFQIFGWGLLISFLGSLPLGTLNVAAMQIGIQESIMNALYFSFGSLLVEMIYVRISLVGIDWVRKQEKLMKAMEWITLFIIIALAAGSFIAALRDGATEKNVMLQNNMHRFVLGMFMCAINPVQIPFWFGWSTILFSKKVLEPRQSHYNIYIIGIGLGTLAGNAVFIFGGRWLVQRIANSQEYLNWVIGGIFAITAIIQAIKMIRHKDAVHKFTHAEEDNRG, encoded by the coding sequence ATGCCAAAATTGTTCCAGATCTTTGGATGGGGTCTTCTCATCAGTTTCCTGGGTTCATTGCCCCTCGGTACACTGAACGTGGCTGCCATGCAGATCGGCATCCAGGAAAGCATCATGAATGCCCTGTATTTTTCCTTTGGTTCTTTGCTGGTTGAAATGATCTATGTGCGCATCTCCCTGGTGGGTATCGACTGGGTACGTAAACAGGAAAAACTGATGAAGGCCATGGAATGGATCACCCTGTTCATCATCATTGCACTGGCAGCAGGCAGTTTCATTGCAGCACTCCGGGACGGGGCCACTGAAAAAAATGTGATGCTGCAGAACAACATGCACCGTTTTGTGCTCGGGATGTTCATGTGTGCCATCAACCCCGTTCAGATCCCTTTCTGGTTTGGGTGGAGTACCATATTATTCAGTAAAAAAGTACTGGAACCCCGGCAAAGCCATTACAATATTTACATCATCGGTATTGGGTTGGGTACCCTGGCCGGTAATGCCGTTTTTATTTTCGGAGGCAGGTGGCTGGTTCAGCGTATCGCCAACAGCCAGGAATACCTGAACTGGGTCATCGGCGGCATATTTGCCATCACGGCCATCATACAGGCCATAAAAATGATCCGGCATAAGGATGCCGTACATAAATTCACCCACGCGGAGGAGGATAACAGGGGCTGA